In Pseudomonas fluorescens, the following are encoded in one genomic region:
- a CDS encoding MDR family MFS transporter, protein MMSVMLGAFMAVLDIQITNSSLKDIQGALSATLEEGSWISTSYLVAEIIMIPLTAWLVQLLSARRLAVWVSLGFLAASLLCSMAWSLESMIVFRALQGFTGGALIPLAFTLTLIKLPEHHRAKGMAMFAMTATFAPSIGPTLGGWLTENWGWEYIFYINIPPGLIMIAGLMYGLEKKEAHWELLKSTDYAGILTLGVGLGCLQVFLEEGHRKDWLESSLIVTLGSIALVSLISFVIVQFSKPNPLINLGILGNRNFGLSSISSVGMGVGLYGSIYLLPLYLAQIQNYNALQIGEVIMWMGVPQLFLIPLVPKLMKFVSPKWLCTLGFGLFGLASFSSGVLNPDFAGPQFNQIQIIRALGQPLIMVTISLIATAYILPQDAGSASSLFNILRNLGGAIGIALLATLLDARTKVYFDYLRESIVPSNPQVAERIASLADRLGNETAALGKLSEIAHQQASIMAYNDAFHFVGIALGISMLAVLLTKKLPEGLKAGEAH, encoded by the coding sequence GTGATGAGCGTGATGCTCGGTGCGTTCATGGCGGTGCTGGACATCCAGATCACCAACTCCTCGCTCAAGGACATCCAGGGCGCGCTGTCGGCGACCCTGGAAGAAGGCTCATGGATTTCCACCTCGTACCTGGTGGCGGAAATCATCATGATCCCGCTCACCGCCTGGCTCGTGCAGTTGCTGTCAGCCCGGCGCCTAGCGGTGTGGGTGTCCCTCGGATTCCTGGCCGCGTCCCTGCTCTGCTCCATGGCGTGGAGCCTGGAAAGCATGATCGTGTTCCGCGCCCTGCAGGGGTTTACCGGTGGTGCACTGATTCCGCTGGCGTTCACCCTGACCCTGATCAAGCTCCCGGAACACCACCGCGCCAAGGGCATGGCCATGTTCGCCATGACCGCCACCTTCGCACCCTCCATCGGCCCGACCCTCGGCGGCTGGCTGACGGAAAACTGGGGCTGGGAATACATTTTCTACATCAACATCCCGCCTGGCCTGATCATGATCGCCGGCCTGATGTACGGCCTGGAGAAGAAAGAAGCCCACTGGGAATTGCTGAAAAGCACCGACTACGCCGGCATTCTCACCCTCGGCGTCGGGCTCGGTTGCTTGCAGGTGTTCCTGGAGGAAGGCCATCGCAAGGACTGGCTGGAATCGAGCCTGATCGTGACCCTGGGCAGCATCGCGCTGGTCAGCCTGATCAGCTTTGTGATCGTGCAGTTCTCCAAACCCAATCCACTGATCAATCTCGGTATTCTCGGCAACCGCAACTTCGGGTTATCCAGTATTTCCAGCGTCGGGATGGGGGTCGGTTTGTACGGCTCGATCTACCTGTTGCCGCTGTACCTGGCGCAGATCCAGAACTACAACGCCCTGCAGATCGGCGAAGTGATCATGTGGATGGGCGTGCCGCAGCTGTTCCTGATTCCGCTGGTGCCCAAGTTGATGAAGTTCGTCTCGCCGAAATGGCTGTGCACGCTGGGCTTCGGGCTGTTCGGGCTGGCGAGTTTCTCTTCGGGCGTGCTGAACCCGGACTTTGCCGGGCCGCAGTTCAATCAGATCCAGATCATCCGCGCCCTGGGCCAACCGCTGATCATGGTCACCATCTCGCTGATCGCTACCGCCTACATCCTGCCCCAGGATGCGGGATCGGCCTCGAGCCTATTCAACATCCTGCGCAACCTCGGCGGCGCCATCGGCATCGCCCTGCTCGCCACGCTGCTGGATGCGCGGACCAAGGTTTACTTTGACTACCTGCGTGAATCCATCGTGCCGAGCAATCCGCAGGTGGCTGAACGGATCGCCTCGCTGGCTGATCGGCTGGGCAATGAAACGGCAGCACTGGGCAAACTCAGCGAGATCGCCCACCAACAGGCGTCGATCATGGCCTACAACGATGCGTTTCATTTTGTCGGGATTGCGTTGGGGATCAGCATGCTGGCGGTGTTGCTGACCAAGAAGTTGCCGGAGGGGTTGAAGGCTGGGGAAGCGCACTGA